TTAGAAGGTGTCACCTGTGAAGCCCCTGAAAGTGTCATATTCCGTGTTAGGACAAGCGGAACTTCCTGCGTGACCCCCCGGCTGGCGTCCAATTCCACTTTGACATGGAGCAGATGTACCCGCTGGCTGCTGTCATGCTGGAGGAAGACCAGCTCCTCAACCGCATGCGCTTCGACCTGGTGCCCAAGCAGTCAGTGGAATCGGCAGACACCCGTCATGTGTTTTTTGCAACCCccgagagtgtgtgtgtgtgtgtgtcacctcgGTTGTCTTTGACAGCGTGAAGGAGGATGTGTTCTGGAGGAACTACTTCTACCGCGTGTCGCTGATCAAGCAGTCGGCACAGCTGACGGCGCTGGCGGCCCAGCAGCAACAAAAGGACGGCGAGGACAGGGGGGTCAGCGTGTCTCCTGATGACGTGGTCTTAACAGGTGGGATATGCCTATTTGTTAAGTACAGGACTGGCACGTGGGCAGCTTCAGAACTCTCTTTGCTGTCCCGGCAGACAACGTCAGGCCAAAAACTCCACCCGTTTCCATCGGAGACATGCAgaaggtaacacacacacacacacacacacacacgcgtattATTACTGGGGCTGTCATGAACGGTGttcactcatttatttaatgaattagGTTAAAATTGGTAGCGTAACTAACACACGTGCACCCCTCTGTAGTGACGGAGGAACCATCGCGTCTCCACACAGCGTCGGACACTCTTTCATAACGTTATTCTGAACCGAACACAACAGCAGTCCGATTCCAACAACGTggatgtatctccaactcaaacacatctctagtccgTCACTCGactacagcgaggtgcattTAGGGGCACACCAAACATCACATCAAAGTCTTCATTATGCGTGCGTGTTTGGTGGAAATAGAAAACcaggaagtggatattcttgtcACTGACTAGCGTAAGTCTTACTGCGGAAGGACAGTTTGCTGCATTgcagtgtgctcggaaatcccagggAACACAGCTACACGCCAGGcagtggtgtctttgaacgcaacaccTCACGGTTCGTAGTAAGTTGGTAAAAGTGAggttcaaatgttctgctactattagactggattttcagacgtgtgctgttgtttttagcGTGATTGAAATAGTCAGCTCATTTGGAGCTgataatacatgcaaatatatgaCATTGTCCTTTATCGTTTTGTTCAAAACGTATCgtaaaaaaggcatatttaacACTAAAAATCCTTTTTGCATGAAAGTTTGGAATGCAGAGTAAATGCGTGGCTTTTAGTGGGATTGGTTTTGACcccaaagcaggggtgtccacagctccccagtgccagcagcactcatgcacacttCCAGCACCACGCTTTATTGCAGGTAGGATACCATTATTAGTTTAAGTTGCCAAGGTGTTTGAATAAAGTGTGTTTAACGTGCGGACAACCAAGAACATCTGAGAAATGGTTGAGGAATTTTCCAGTTTTGCAAAATGACTAAAAAGGTCAAATGTCCTGCAAACAGTTAGATTATCCTGGAAAAGCATTTTTCCTCCCTGCCTTTTGAGCAAATGCAAACGGGTTTTTGTGTGTCATCTTATCTTCTGGGCAGCATTAAAGCAGGGCACCCCTCTGCTTTGATCCGGCACGGCGCCCCGCGCGGCTCTACCAGCCAATCAGGCTTGCATTCCCACGTAGAGCGGTTCTGCAACCCAGCGCTCCCAGGACTTGGCTCCACAGAGACAAAACTAGCGGCTGTCACTTAAAGCGATGCTACTATTGGTCCACGACTGTGAGGTCTTTCTCTCCCACGGCTTCAGGCTTCTCCATGTACTCTGTTGTGACGGGCAGCGGAACCTGAGTTGGCATAAACGAGTGTGACTTAAGATGGCTAAATTAGCATTACAGCTACCAATCCTTCCATTTCACTTGTTGTATGCGACCAAAATAAAACCTGCTGTCCCTGCACCCCCCCTCAGCCGCCTcatgaagaagaggaggagataTCGACGAGTCCCGGCGTCTCCGAGTTTGTGAGCGACGCGTTCGACTCGGCGGCCATCGACCGTGAGGACCTGAGGAAGGAGATGGAGCAGCTGGTGCTGGATAAGGACAGCACTCCTGACGGTCAGCATTCAGCATCAGTCCAGCTATTGTTTAGCGGCTCGTATGAGCGCAGGAAGTCCTCATCCCTCTTCTCCTTCCTCCAGAGGAGCAGTCAGACTGGGAGAAGGAGCTTCAGCAGGAGCTGCAGGAGTACGAGGTGGTGACCGAGTCGGACAACAAAGACGACCAGTGGGATCAAGAGATTGAGCAGATGCTGCAGGCTGACGACAGCTAGATGGATACGTTGATGAAGATGTACATTTTCCTAAAAATTCTTCTTCTCCACAACTTCCTAGCATACTGGAAGAAGTGGAAACTTGTAAACTTTCCTGATGAGATCATAGCAAGTGAGTAGAGTAGATCGCCGCTGTTTGCGGGGGTTACGTTCCATGCCCCGCACAAACGGCGACTTGCCAATTTTTGATACTCTAAACCCAAATAATTTGCCTCTCACCGTTTATTCAATGCATTTTAAAGTCTGTTTTATGCATTAAGGACAACAAAATCttactgctggaaaatgttgatcaAATTGACTTGCGAGACAGCGCCTTCTGCTGGATTTCTAGCTGCGGCAGTCGTTTTTCCCCCGTGGGTGTAGCGCCTTCAAACCACTTTCTAGCATAAAAACGACATCATTATTTACTAGTTATCATGAGGTTGCTGTGTTAATCTAccattttttggttttctggggAGCTAAAGATCTACTTCTTTGTCGGATTCTCCAGTGTCCTGCGGAATCGGCCAAGAGGAGaggaatgcagatttaccccgCACTCAACCTTAACATGTACGGGCTagtttattaaaaacattttctataCATAGTTCCCCACTGGGATGTAATATCATTCCCTAAAATGAGCAGGATGGTGCCCCTTCAATGCAGAGAAAAGAAACCGTGAATGGGCACAGATCTACTGTttcacctcttttttttttttttctttttactgttTCACCTCTGCTGGAACATTCTGGCCTTCTCTTGACGTCGTTACTTAGTGATAGCGGACATTTTGCGCTAGAGGGCGCCACAGTTACAAAAACTAACCGTAAGGCCTGTATGACGTCACAGATCTCGTTGAAATTCTTTATTCTGAAGACTTTGTTTCCACTTTGCTTTGTGCTGGCTTGTACAGTAAATCTTTTACTACTACTTGATTATCTAACAGAAGTCAAATGTAAAGTAAGTTGAATGATGTAAATAAAGACAGTACAGTATTGGAAAGAACTTACTTAGCAAGGCTTCTCTGTCCTTAAACGATTGGAGTTTTTGCAGAAATATTTGAATAAATGGGTTGAATAAGGCCTAGTAGTAGCATGTTCGTGTATTTCTTTGCCTagactaagcattttcaagcataaaaatggttcaatggactaaatacaaatataaggggATCTATAATATATACCTGTGAGGGAGCTGCCAACCCTCCCTCACTGATCAGGTGTATGCCCCGCCCACACACTCTTTTCTATTAGTGTACAATGTATCTAGTTTCTTATGACATTTTGGTTAGTcctttatttatattgtatctATTTGCCAATTCATCTTTAACGGCTAATGATTGGATCCTTAATTAGTTAGTTTTTCACATCGAAGTTATTGGTTGTTTCGAATGTCTCATCAGTTTCTCCTTTCTTTGAGGGGATTGGTTGGGGCACAAGCATGGCAGCGCGGCCAGGTGCATGTCATCACCCTGATTGGACTCTCCCAAGTTTCGCCTGGAGGAGGGGAGGGTTAACTATGCAGGGGCGGGAGAATGCTGTCGGACTGTCTTGTGGTACCTGGAATAAATATGATGAGCTCGCAACCTCAGCTTCTGGCGTATACTTCAGATGCTACGGCTATCCTGGGCTAGTACGAGGCCATTTTTACAACTGGAAATCTTACAGTAgcacttttattctcgtaaatgttaTGACCTTCACGTaactttacgacttttttctcaatcGTTATtctcttaatgtgttttttttttctcgtaaatgtacgacttattcttgtaaatttacggctttTCCCTCATGTATGACACCATGACACGtaataatacaactttattctcctaacagtacgacttttcttcttctttctcagaaatgtacgtttttctcataaatatgacgtttttctcgtaaatgtacgactttattctcgtaaatgtgcaacttaattcttgtatatgtatgacctttttttcttgtggtaaatttacgtctttattctcgtaaatttatacTACTTTATTCAcatgaatttacgacttttatcCACGTAGATTTACAAGTGTTTTCatgtaaattgacaactttttttcctccctctgACCCATATGACACcgtgacacgtaatattaccactttattctcgtatatttgcagctttattcttgtagtattaaaatagcactttattctcataaatgtatgacttttattctcggaaatttacaactttatacgagaaaaaaagtcgcaaatttatgagaataaagtcaatttcCGACTTTCTCTTGGGAATGTCAGATGATTTTATATTGAATGTATAGTGATACTGCGTGGTATAAAAGCACAGCCTTGTACATAAAATGTACTGGAAGGTGTAATAGAAACATGCCAGCATGATGCAATGAATACTTGTGTTGGGGTGTGTCTTTATAAACGCAGTGTTTTCCTCTCATTAGATGGTGCAGGTGTGTTATCAGTATGCATGGTGGCTGCTGAAATGATGCGTTCAATGTCATACCAAGTGAAGCGGGTGTTTTGACTGCAGCTGGTGGTCCAGGAAGGGGGAAAGTCCACGAGGGCTGGTGACTAGGCGGCGTTGGAACGATGGCAAAGGAAGGAATGggatggatgttttgtttggtAGAAAGTCTGTAATCACGTAGCGGCATAACTGCGGGCAGACACGCAGACGTGTTCGTGCACGTACAAGCAAACGCTCGACACCCCCAAAGCCCCGCCTCCCAGCAAGTCTTTTTACTGTCTATCTGTTGTCCGATGTAGCAGATGCCGTGTAGCAACATCAACAGTCTTCTTGCTGGCAcagacagcacacacacaacacaacagttGGTCAAATGGGGCGTGTCTGTGAACTTTGACCCCACCTGCCTTCAGCACGAAGAGTGGGGTGATTTTAAAACAAATAGGCTtcttgatggatggatgcatgtggatactgtatatcagtgatagatggatgcatggatactgtatatcagtgatACATGATACATTatagatggatgcatggatactgtatatcagtgaaAGATGATACATTatagatggatgcatggatactgtatatcagtgaaAGATGATACATTatagatggatgcatggatactgtatatcagtgatAGATGATACATTATAGATGAATGCAtggatactgtatatcagtgaaAGATGATACATTatagatggatgcatggatactgtatatcagtgatAGATGATACattatagatggatggatggatactgtatatcagtgatAGATGATACATTatagatggatgcatggatactgtatatcagtgatAGATGATACattatagatggatggatggatactgtatatcagtgatAGATGATACATTatagatggatgcatggatactgtatatcagtgatAGATGATACATTatagatggatgcatggatactgtatatcagtgaaAGATGATACATTatagatggatgcatggatactgtatatcagtgatACATGATACATTatagatggatgcatggatactgtatatcagtgatAGATGATACattatagatggatggatggatactgtatatcagtgaaAGATGATACATTatagatggatgcatggatactgtatatcagtgatAGATGATACATTatagatggatgcatggatactgtatatcagtgatAGATGATACATTatagatggatgcatggatactgtatatcagtgatAGATGATACATTatagatggatgcatggatactgtatatcagtgatAGATGATACATTatagatggatgcatggatactgtatatcagtgatAGATGGATGCATGAATATGCATATATTACGACTTCTTTCCtggaaaatttacaactttttttctcctaaatttacaacttttttctcgtaaagttatgacttttttctcagaaatgtatgactttttgtcatattattacaactttattctcgtaatattaaaaaaaaaatctttatgattttattcttgtaatattatgacttttgtcttgtaaatttacaactttgctTCTCATGaagttacgacttttttctcgtaaaattacgacttttgttcttgtaaatttacaactttgtttctctAAAGTCAtggctttgttcttgtaaatttaggacttttttcccatttgctacttttttcctgtaatgttacgactttttttcttgtaaagttatgactatattacaactttttcaactatattacaattttattctcataaatttactatttatctcgtaaatgtacaacttttcttctcataaatgtataactttattcttgtaaatgtacaacttttttctcatgaatgtacaactttttttcttgtaatgttacgactttttttctcgtaaagttgcgactttatttttgtaatgttaggacttttattctcataaattcacaacttttttctcataaatttacaactttatttttgatgtttgttttttttttccaaatacttcaactttctccttaaatgattttcatgcattttcttctcatgatattatgactttattcccacaatattctaactttattttggtataatttttctcctaatattacgatgttattcttgtaaaaatacaactttttctcaatgttatgataataaactcGGAATATTGCGTCTTTTTCCCTCCTTagaatgccatttttttctcctaatattttgactttactcttgtaaaattacagctgttttttttctatttttgctcttttttttttttccagtgcgacaaaatgacaatttttcctcataatattatgacgtcatcctcataaaattacaactttttcttgttaggttttttcctcttcatatttttgccttattcttataaaattattgcagatttttccatttttgctgctgtttttttttaaagtataatcatataataatttataatttgtttttttgttatatttttagaacgtacCACGgaccaaaaaacaaaccaaaaaactgtgggccaaaaatggcccccgggccactctttggacacgcctgcgttagctggatggatggatgaagctATAAATCAATGACGCTGTCGGAACGTAACGTGGGCGGGGTCTCGCCTCCCTCTTGATTGACAAATGTGTCATTAGGAGGAGGCTCCAACGTTCAGGGCAGACGATCAATTCTCCTTCCTGTTGTGTCTTTGTCCGTTTATCACCGTGCCTCAGCTGCTCTCGCCCGTAACCATGGCGACAAAGCCACCTGCCCCATGTGGACCATTTATTGCTTAAGCTACCTTTTaataatgcatgcatgcacgtgtGAGTTCCAGACAAAGGGATGAGACATCACATAAATATATACGCAGCATACTGTGTTTATATATCTGtatgtaaatagaaatatatatatatatatatatatatatatatatgtcagtATATGTGTCAATAGCAACACTACGCCCTTGGGAAACCACCAAGAATGAGAAATGGGTGTGGGCAGAAAGGGTGTGATGGCGAAGGTGAGAAAAGAGAGAAGGCGCCAAGACAACGCTGACTGCACACGAATCCGACTGAAGAAGAAACTGAGTTATGTGGTACATCAAATACTAGCTACTCTCAAAGGGAGACAGACGGGAAAAaactatgctgctaaaataagCGTGAAAGGTAAAAAATGGGATTCTATAAAAAattcaaatggaaaaacagaaTTGTAAAAGTGACGCCCGcgtcctttgacttttcagtatgcggccctcgacgaaaaaagtttggacacccctcattTGAAAGTGTCTCAATCGGCCAGAAGTGTTTCCGGTATTCCTTTTTTAAAGAGCTGAAGTCTGGGAAATACGCACAAGGACAGCTAAAATAGTCTGAACCCAGAAAGTTCAAGAAAAAGtccactttttttggaattatgGCCATCggccacaatcctgatgtgacaCGTGAACACACGCCTTCGTCTTTCCCgggccttctaaagatataaaaagaggcaggttcAGTGTTTCCTCATTTTTCCTGGAGGAAAATAGCCCgccataagtgaaatccgccaagtatccattaatttcatcatgattagatatgttttaaggctgtgaaacCCCCACCATTCACCgggtatacatacagtatatacatacagtatatctcagACGGGCACTcacaatttctcacatttctctcgtttaaacactcaaagttcaaatgtcgtttgaattttaatgccgAACCTTTGAGGTTGGACAAAAGTAATTATGgccacactttacaataaggtacaaaaaaatacagtagttactgaggaactaatagctaaggcacatcaatttagattagtgactgaggaactaatgaggaactaatgactaggcACTGACTAAGACACATACATTTATACTAGTTACTGTGGAACTAATTAACTAATGAGGAATTAATGACTAAGGTACATAAATTTatactagttactgaggaactaataaggaACTCATGAATAAGGTAGATACATTTAgaatagttactgaggaactaatgaggaattaatgactaaggcacatgaaTTTatactagttactgaggaactaaatgaagaactcatgaggaactaatgactaaggcacataaatttatactagttactgaggaactaatgactaaagtaCATAAATGTATACTAGTtacagaggaactaatgaagaactcatgagtaactaatgactaatgtacatacatttatactagttactgaggaactaaatgaagaactcatgaggaactaatgactaaggcacataaatttatactagttactgaggaactaatgactaaggtacATAAATGTATACTAGTtacagaggaactaatgaagaactcatgagtaactaatgactaatgtacatacatttatactagttacagaggaactaatgaagaactaataaggaactaatgactaacgTACATAAATTTATACTAGTtacagaggaactaatgaactcatgaggaactaatgactaaggtacATAAATTTATACTAGTTACAGAGGAACTAAtcaagaactaatgaggaactaaggactaaggcacataaatttatactagttacagaggaactaatgaagaactcatgaggaactaatgagtagagtactgtagttactaaggaactaaggcacataaattgaaagtagttactgaggcactaatgagtagtggttaggtaCGTTTGTTCCTCATGAACCtttttgtaaagtgttaccgtaattattaagtgactcgtgCGCATTTCACTCCTCTGGCCGTGCCTCATCGTCCCGGCgtcgttcggctgtagcgtttttggatccttgttaaaacatattgttatttattatcctCGTCCTTTACGTAACAAAGTGAGGATTCATTTATTCCGCAACGGCGCCCGACAGCTTTATAGACAGAAGCGGAACAGGTGTGTCCAATGACCTGCATtcttttcagctgtttttctatctttagaaggcacagaaacgagaaagacgtgtgttcatgtctcacggaAGGATCGGGGATGATGTGCAAGGTTCCAAAGAAAGTGCGCTGTTCCTTTAAGACGTAATATTTGCTGAAATGGTGCTGACATTCCAAATGACAGAAGCAGAAATGAAGATTCGAGTGTATTGAAGGGTACGTCTCCAGCCCAGAAAACAAAGATCAATGCACTGTAAAAACCTTGAGAAACAGCGGCGGTCTCACTTTCAGTGCCTGGGAATCGCACGAAACCTGCATCCTTTGCATCTTTCTCATACAATAAAATGACTTTGTCGCTCTGGGGTTTTGCCGTTTCCTCTTTTTTGACACTTCAGGCGACAGAAGAAGTGCTGCTGTGGGTTTAGATTAGGAAGTGTTAGAGGTGTTCTGCACAAACGCACAAAAGGCAGCAGAAAAAGAACTCCATGAAAGTAAACCATTACAATCATCAAGTGTTGAAATGAGATCACAATTCATTGAAGAAAACAGGCGTCTTTTTTAAATCATGAATGCATCCTGAATTCCTTGGTTGTCCACGGGCGCGTGTATTCTGTTGCTTTTGAGTGCGTTGTACCGAGGAAAAAGTaacaattttacaagcataaatgtataatatgatgaggaaaaatggttaaaataatttttacagatgttttttgttattttattcatttttttttatttaactttattttattttttgtgttcttttagTTTTTTGCCTTTGAATTTGTTGCAACaagaaaaagtggcaattttatgaGCTTAAATGTgtgatatgaggaaaaattgtcgaaatatatattttaaaatgtttttattttattatattcattttataatttattgaattttttgtgtttgtttttttgcccttGAGTGTGTTgcaacgagaaaaaagtcgcaattttaggagcataaatgTGTGATactgtgaggaaaaatagttgaaatattaaaaaaaaaatacatggattttattttattttttgcgtTCTTTTTGCGTTTGAGTGTGTTGcggtgagaaaaaagttgcaattttgtgaccataaatgtgtaatattgtaaagaagaaactttttattttatttcattcatttcatgtatttttattttaattattttatttttgtgtgttatttttgttttttaagttatattaagagaaataaacaacataaagtcataattttatgacaaaaaatattccAAGGATATGGTTGATCATATTTGTAAaaagacaaattaaaaaaaacatttttaaatgcaaaaatgagcaaaaaatggCAGTAAGGAATAaggaaaaaaagtgcatattaataataacagacTTTGTCACGTAGAGCACAAACCTGTTTCATTTAAATGTGATAGACAGCATACAACACTGGTTGGCTtagaaaatgtcaaatatgAAAGCGTCCCTTGTATGctttcattttcaagcatgtgaccctcgttggaaaaagtttggacacccctggcttagacAGGAGCAGCCGACTAGACAGTCTTACAGTTGACTTCATGGCCTTGCTGCCTTGCTGCCTTGCAGGCCCCAGAGTGAATTAGCGTTCTGTTTACTTGCTCACTCTTTGACTGAACAACAAAAGGTGATGGTGAAACTTGTGTGGGTTCAAGTAGCTCACGAACGGCGTGGCGGTGTCATCTGACGTCATCGTGCTCTCAGCATTTTCCAGCCAGgcctttcattgtggaaacgtacTTGAATATGTTTGATATCAGGTTGCTCCACTCAAGAACACCTGGCTTCTTGTCGCCTTGTGTGCTTTTGTGGGCGTGGCATCATCTGCCGGGGCAGGGGATCTGTCGGCCAATGAAGGGCCCCCTGTCTGGGTGATAAAGCAGGGATTTGTtatcacgcgcacacacgcacgcaaatACAAGCAACAGGGCCGAGGCGTGAGAAAGAGAGGAGTAGGAGGAAGAGAAAGCAAAAGGAGTCGGCGCCAGACTTTGTGGCCCACTAATCTTATCATCTACAGCCGCAGCAGACGTTAATAGATGAGCCATCAACAAGGCGAGGTGCGGCAGGGCACTGAGCTGTGACTTGGACCAGCCATGCCCTCATCACAATCACTGCACACACTAAAAACACCTTCTCAGGTTTCACCTTCACCTCCTGTTCAGCCTCCACCCAGATAGGTCTACTATATTTGCTAATATGAGTGTCaaggggactataggggtgttatttgatgacatgagggctctaatcatggtaaaaagtctatttagaaggtggtaaacagcttTGCTATCTCATAGtttctcttcttatgtctactatattggctaataggagtgtaaacggGACCACTGGGGTGTTATTTATTACTGTTGTTGTTAAAAttactgttacaacattggttctgtggtGCTGTGTTGTACAACATACAGCGGCACCTTGGTTTTCgccattaatttgttccaaaatgtcacacaaaaaccgaaacatacgaaaaccgaggcaatttttcccgtgGGAAATCAAAGctctgctattacaacattggttctgttgttgctgtgctGTACAATATACAGTGCCACCTTGGTTTTTGCCATTTATATGATCCAAAatgtcagacgaaaaccgaggcaatttttcccgtaGCAAGTCACAGctctgctattacaacattggttctgttgctgctgtgctgtacaatatacagtggcacctcggttttGGCCGGTTTTCGAGATGGACTTCAAtcgcgtttctcaccttcttaatCAAATTCCacgcactcacaactttctttggagtTATTTAGCAACTgcgctcaataaaaaatgcacgaaCGATGATTCGGCAGcatgtagggtgctttgtttgggcactccattTCAGGGAACTGTACAGTAGAGGGCAAACAGACTAATTCGAGGGAAAATGTTAGCAAAAATGTGTGAtgaaaaatgatacaaaaaacaGGTTCCTACGAAATTGGGGGTTCGACTGCACTTGTTCATAAAAAGACCAACATTTTCCTTTCCGCTTTCTCATTattcaagagaaaaaaatcatttgtcaTATAGAATGGAATGGGCCACTCTCCTATTCGAGCATTTTCAGTAATTCCCTATTTTCtgatgattttatttccatataCCGTACGTGCTCTCCTGGCTTAGGATCAGCTCAGGCTGTGTGTAAATGTGGCCCACATGCCGTCTGTCTGCCTCAGACAAAGACAATAGCGT
The sequence above is a segment of the Dunckerocampus dactyliophorus isolate RoL2022-P2 chromosome 3, RoL_Ddac_1.1, whole genome shotgun sequence genome. Coding sequences within it:
- the syap1 gene encoding synapse-associated protein 1 isoform X2; protein product: MLRGLGSWLGLENPTPAQKPSSEQWEEKVVEAQNEVNKPQSAAGQDGEEEHESIQRQENNQGLGDYIFSFASSVTKKISDSVVETSQTIKKSVEEGKIDGIIDKTFLGDFHKEQEKFVLEKKAKRSAAVPPWVGYNEEETIQQQILALSADKRNFLRDPPAGVQFHFDMEQMYPLAAVMLEEDQLLNRMRFDLVPKHVKEDVFWRNYFYRVSLIKQSAQLTALAAQQQQKDGEDRGVSVSPDDVVLTDNVRPKTPPVSIGDMQKPPHEEEEEISTSPGVSEFVSDAFDSAAIDREDLRKEMEQLVLDKDSTPDEEQSDWEKELQQELQEYEVVTESDNKDDQWDQEIEQMLQADDS
- the syap1 gene encoding synapse-associated protein 1 isoform X1, which produces MLRGLGSWLGLENPTPAQKPSSEQWEEKVVEAQNEVNKPQSAAGQDGEEEHESIQRQENNQGLGDYIFSFASSVTKKISDSVVETSQTIKKSVEEGKIDGIIDKTFLGDFHKEQEKFVLEKKAKRSEAAVPPWVGYNEEETIQQQILALSADKRNFLRDPPAGVQFHFDMEQMYPLAAVMLEEDQLLNRMRFDLVPKHVKEDVFWRNYFYRVSLIKQSAQLTALAAQQQQKDGEDRGVSVSPDDVVLTDNVRPKTPPVSIGDMQKPPHEEEEEISTSPGVSEFVSDAFDSAAIDREDLRKEMEQLVLDKDSTPDEEQSDWEKELQQELQEYEVVTESDNKDDQWDQEIEQMLQADDS